aacggggtagaggtgtatatgtaagAGGAGGTAAGGGTATAGTCTGATGAGGGAGTAGGTGTTTGGTCTGTGTTGCTgtttaagggtacgtcttcacttaccggagggtccggcggcaggcaatcgatgttctgggatcgatttatcgcgtctggttaagacgcgataaatcgatcccggaagtgctcgccgtcgacgccggtactccagctcgccgagaggaatacgcggcatcgacgggggagccttcctgccgcgtctggacccgcggtaagttcggactaaggtacttcgaattcagctacgttattaacgtagctgaatttgcgtaccttagtccgaagtgggggcttagtggggaccaggcctttatCTCTGTTTTGGATTTTTAAATGCAGGAAGATTAATTGAATTCTAGGCACTGTAAGAGGCAACATTTACTATCATTTTTGGCAGTAGTATCAATTTATCCCCACACCAAGATAAATAAACACATGCCTTTAAATTAAACAAGTGTAGAATATATTATATGGAGCTGCAAAATACAGcataaaattttctttaaaaaggcaCCAAAAATTAAAGTTGGGGACTGGCCTGGGTAGCTGAGGATGGCTAGATACAGTGTGAAAAAAGTAGGGCTTCGTAGCTGTCCACAAGAGAATGCCAGTGAAGAGAATGGGGGGGAAACAGATTGCTCAACTCTTCTGCTTTGATTTTCTTGCAATATTTGGCTGTGCTTGCTTGCCTCCAGCTTTAAGAACTTCTGTTCTGTGATATATAACAACTGCTGCCTAATTTGATCACCAGTACTGATCTAATGCTCAATTGTAGAAGAACATTGAACTGTTTGGGGTTCTGTCTTTTAGTGATTCAATGAGAGACAAAACAGAGACCCCGATTGCGTGTGGTCACTCAATCTTCAATTATCCAAACGTGCATATGATTAAAATTATCAACATGCCcaagtgtttacaggattggAACCTACAGATCATATGGAACTTTTTATAAGAGTAGAGATTAAGGCCTTAGTGTTTGGACCAAACTCCAACTTGGGTAATGACATTCTTCACACTCAAGTTTCCCCTGTAGTTACCACTGGATATACAATTTTTGCTTAGTGTCCTATGTGGTTTTGTGTCATTACTGTGTGCTGGTAAATGGATACTGCATTTAAACCAAAGGGTGAGTAAAGTGATCCTTGTACACATAGACTATAAAATGCtctgggatccttcaggatgaaaggtgttaATATAATTATTACTAATTCAGAAATGAACCCGTTAGCAGTTTTTTACTTCtaattgtttttttattattatctgTATTGTGATAGCAGCTGGGAGCTTCATTGGACCAGGACCTAGATTGTTCTAgatactgtgcaaacacagaacaaaaagacagttcctgccccaaagagctagcaATGTAACTATTGCCTATCTATAGTTAGGACTGTTTTTAACGTTTTGTTAGACAGTTGTCTAGGCGGCAAGTAGAACAGATAGTAGaaccccactctggctcctatttTTGGGGAGCAAGGGTAGTTTGAAAAATGAAGGTAAATGATTACTAAGTGCTGTTTTCCCTGcaaactttctttttcttcttctttacttTTCTAACAGTAAGTGAAAGCAAACACAACCAAGGATCAGAACTGGGAAAGTGAAGTGAAAGTCTGGGATAGACACTTAAAACTTCTTTCACTAAACAAGAGTACTCCACCATGGAAGTAGATCTCATCATGGAATGGACCACCCAAACACCCCCGCAGGAACCTGCTTTAATAcagaaaaaataatcccattgaTTGCACTCCCCTAGTTGTCTCCTTCCACCCCATGCTAGAACCCTTTCAGGGTGTCATTATGCAGTTaaacaacccatacttgatggtgaccacatcctgaaagaaatctttcttaactcccccccaccaccaccaccaccaccatttctGCCTTCAAACAACTTCCGTCCCCCAACCTTGCAAGTTCTCCACAGATCAGGACACAGTGACTCAAAGTGGTGCcggaacaacagatgcaaaacatgCAGACGTATCAATACTGCTATGTTGATCAgtactcttcccccccaccccccaacacactTTTCATCATCCATGAGTCCTACACTTGCCTATCAGAACATCTGGTGTATCTCATCCAGTACATCAAAAGCCACAACAACTCTGTGGGTGAAGATAGACAATCACtgtgctctcgaatgaactcatgGAAAAAATACATCCTATCACCTGTGGGCAAACCATTTTCATGAAGTGATCGCCCCATATCTAACCTCTCAGTTCTCACCTTCAAAGGAAACCTACACAATGCCTTCAAATGATGAGCCTTAAATTAAGCAAAACTTAAATTCATTACGCTACtggacattaaaaatcatggacttaacagagacaggTTTATAGCTCATTACAACACTCTAACATGCCCTTCTACCTGCTaacccttaattgcccacttcattttaagtggccTCCTACAGCATGTGTAGatccccttatgcttaacaatctgtcccaccttctATTTAGCTTGGATACTTTGGTTACCTTTTccagtcctgaagaagagctctgtgtagcttgcaGTGTTGCCCATTCCACCAatataagttggtccaataaaatacctCATCTCACCTACCTTGGTCTTACTGAGGAAACAATCAAAATAATAGGGGGCCGGGGGAAGTATAGCAGGCAGTGGATAGAGAATGGATTGGGACTCAGAAAACgagggttctgttcctgacttgGCCTCTGGTGTGTTAGGTGACCActccatgcctcggtttccccatctgtaaaatggtgataaggatttctttggaaagtgctttgagatctactgatgaaaagtgctttgagatctactgatgaaaagtgctagatgagACAATGATGTATTCAAACAGTATTGCATTTTTATAGTTTATATTATGTATCCCAATTCATGGAAAAAGTTTTAAATATTTAGGTTGGTATTTTCAAAGAAGCTAAGGGAGTTTTAAAATACAATGGGAGTTGGGAACCTAAAttccttaggctcttttgaaaatcccaatcttaATTATTTTAGTCAGCAGTCTGTGTACAAATAAGCACACCCGACAGGCAAGCAAAATATGTTAGAACATAGATGTGCCaccagagggatttttttttatgccCAGATTGTTTTGAAATCTCTGATTGCTTTGATTATTGTTTACTAGTTGAAATTCTAAACATACAGACTTGTGtgcatggagggggggggggaacaatttAAACTATTGATTTGAACAGCAGGCTTGATGTACAAAATACCTCGCCCTAGTGGGAGAACTTTTGTGTGTTTTACGTTTTTGCATGGTGCTCTGATTACCCAAAGTCTTAATCACAAATTTCCTATTAATTGTGGTATTTTACTTTCAAATTCACCTAGGTGTTACTGAATTTtgcaattttgtttaaaatagcaACAATAATACGTACAATATTAGCTCAGATGCTCAAGTCTGGTATTCTGCCTCTGGCAGCAGCCAATAGTTGAAACTTCAGAGAGTGATGAGAAAACCCATAATGCTTTTAGCAAATTGTACTGTTCTGTATATGGGAGAATAATTCCTCCTTGATAACTAGTGGTGGTCAGTTTACACCATAGAGCATTAGAATGATAACCTTTCTTAGATTCTTTTTTCTGTTCTATTTGAATTCTTTATTTCAGTGGAAGACACCAGGTATTTGACTGGGAGACATTTTTTAATGACTAGACAGTAAATTGTCAAGAGGTAGTTTCTCCCAGCAGAACAGGTGCCTTAGcattatctgtttttttttaaaggctgagTCGTTAGATGAGTTGATCTCTCTTCTGTGTATCCCTTGTGTTCCTAGCATCTATAGCatccctttgtttccttttattcccctgTTGGTCATTCTTTATCCATTTGTTGTCTCATtttatgcttagattgtaaacaGTTTGGGGCAGGACATAGCACAGAGAGGTACTGGTCCGTGACAGGGGCTTCCAGACATTTCAGTAAtagaagtaataaataataataatatctataaGACTTGATTTACTATTATAGTCAGACGCTAATGCACTTGGCCTATTTTTTCATGCCCCTAATATTAATAAGACTTTTCAAAATAATATATTAATGTAATGCTTGGTTTTCCTATACAAGTGTTTGGTTACTAATGGCAATGCAGAGCTAGTTACCTATGTTATTTctaaggaagaaattaaaaataattttaaataggaAATAAGTAATTAGCAATTAAAATATCATGCTAATAAAAAAcccgtaaatgtaaaatgtgagcaAACACTTATCACATTTTGAAACTGGAAAGTGAGTGAAGAAAGCATTGggcttttaaaaagttttggaGTGTAGTGTCACCTACAAAAATCCATTGGAAATTCTGTGTGTTACTGTGGGATTTTTGTATGTGCTGATAGGATGTAGAATATTTGCATATGGCTTCCTTGCTGAGTGTTCTACAGTAGAAATTCCTGCTGCTTGCATTAGGTTGCTCCATGTTGTAGCTAGATTCACAAGCAAAGCTGGTTTGGGTTAGCTGTTGTGCTTCTTTACCATTTTTTCAAGTCATTATTTGTAAGTAGTTTGTGCTTTCATAACTAATTTTGGCTTCACCAGTGCTtaaaatgggggcagggagagaggaagaggcaCAAAGCATCACAGATGTAGCAAAATGAATAAATAAGTTCAAACCTGTTACTGAAAGATACGCTTAAAACTCTGTTTTACCAAAAATGCTGCTTCCAGATTAGGATAAACCCCCCActtttttcagaccactttaagTTCTGGCTttcacccaggggtgctggaaaagGGTGAGTAACAGAGGAAGGGGGTGTAGAGGAGAGAATGGGGGGCAGGGTCTTGAGAGGAAAGGGGGGTGCGGGGAGAAGGGCCAGCACGAGAGGGTAGGGCCACGGTTTGGGTGCTGgcgcttccccccccacacacttttaggGCGTTTCCGCTGCTCCTGCTTTTAccccaaataaatttattttgcTAACTCTAAAAGAATTACAAGTTAGGTAATAGAACTGTTTTATTTCTGAACTGACCATTCTAGTGGAATTGTGGAGGGTTTTTATAATTGAGCCTCTAGTAGTTTGAAAATGGAGATGCTACTTTGGCTAAATTGGCTGATCACTTGGCCTGGGAATACTGGCATCACAGGTTTTAGTCATGCATGTAACTTTTCCCTTAACATTAATGATTGCTACTTGCAGGGCACTCTTAATCATGTGCAACGAACAAGCGTATGTGTAGGAGTCAAGATAGATATCTCATTCAGTACCCTCTGTGGACTTTGTTCTCTAGTCCTTGTGCAGGCAAAACTTTAATACTGCAGGATCTGGACCTATGTGGGAAGAATAGAAGCAGCTCTGGTTTAAGTGGGTGGGAATATCGGGAATTGTTGCATAAGTAATCATGAAGGCTTCCGTGCTGCAAACTGTGCACAAACAGACTCCTAGCACAGTTTATTTGATTGATCGACTTTTGTGAGGCCTCATGAACAGCGAAGGGTCTGCCTATGGGCAATGCATAGTGGGATCCAGGAGTAACCAAACTGCTTACATTGCCACCAATAAGCATAGATCATGGAAAGGCTCTTGTGGCTAACCTCGATTTGACTCTTTTCGTATGTAATTATGGGTTAGTGAATTTCCTCTACTCTTTGTTAAGTAGATAAATAAAAAAGTGAAACTGTGTAAGTATACAGTAATACATGACATACTcaaattatattgtatttttatattttatataattacAGTAAAAggcataattttaaaaagtaacaattTATTAGAGCAAATGTGTGAAGTCCTACTTGACTGCAGAAAAAGTAGAAAGACCCCGAGGAGTTCCTTTTTAACATCGAAAAcataaataacactgctctacagccaaaatgcttctgaaataaatgtagtcaaactttactaattctgggtcactgcgaacgaaaatgatgcttaaaattgttgattggctttagttttcaagatatgctatagggtcagtatatacaacccttgacttgggaatggcggaggataagtgagttataaagggaagggatctcaatttaaaccagaaatgactaaaatacatctttgactggatctatgaataaatctatgactgggtttggacagtacttgctttttaggcaaaacaatgaatgatgcaatctgaagctggtattgcatcatacatgatatgaattgcatcatgttattcctagaagtcatggatgatgcaatcataacgaagcttacatcactctgctgaacaaattgccctatatcagctctagaaatcatacagtgtcgtgctctcttatttgtcagtgtttgattttgcaaagggacgcatttctgtttagccaaagtgagcagagatgcctcgtacttgtgtgaacagtgcagataacttctgctatgtttgtggtgaagtgacttttgcatcacaaaagcgcagtataaccactctggttaagaaagcctatcacctttcttttggctgcaaaattggagctcaggacaagaggtgggccccacacatatgctgcaacacttgtgcaacaaatcttcgccagtggttgaacaggaaaaggaagtctATGCCttctgcagtgccaatgatttggagagagccaacagatcataccagcaattgttacttctgcatggtgcctccagttgggaaaggtgtgtcaaagaagaaaaagtggactgtgcattatccaaacattccatcagctatacgcccagtaccccagggagaaggactgctggttcctgatgcaccagaatcattctcacttgagtcagaggatgaaacttctggtcctgaatcatcaatgtcacaggacccacattttctcccatcctcctcctctgaaccacacctcataacacaaggtgaactgaaaatgaccttgtcagggatttggaactacccaagagtaaggcagagctgttgggctccagactatagcagtagaatctcctggcaggtgatgttagggtttccatgttttgtgaccgtcaaaaggatcttttcccattctccttcttcatggaaggtgatcttgtagcctgcaacaacatcgatggtgtgatggcagccctcaacatcgttcacgatccagatgagtggagactgttcattgattcatcgaagacgagtcttaaagctgttttactgcataatggcaatgttttgccatcaattccagtttgtcatgcagtccatatgaaggaaacctatgaccacatgaaacaacttttgaggtgcataaactatgaccaacatcagtggcagctttgtggcgatttgaaggttgttgctctcttgcttggtctgcagactgggtacacaaagtactgctgttttctctgcgaatgggatagtcgtgcaagagattcccactacatcaagaaagattggtcacttcgacagtcattggagcctgggaggaaaagtgttcagcatccacaacttgttgaatcaaggaagattttgttaccacccttacacatcaagctgggtctgatgaagaactttgtcaaggccattga
This region of Chrysemys picta bellii isolate R12L10 chromosome 9, ASM1138683v2, whole genome shotgun sequence genomic DNA includes:
- the NMNAT3 gene encoding nicotinamide/nicotinic acid mononucleotide adenylyltransferase 3 isoform X1; translation: MFCDRQKDLFPFSFFMEGDLVACNNIDGVMAALNIVHDPDEWRLFIDSSKTSLKAVLLHNGNVLPSIPVCHAVHMKETYDHMKQLLRCINYDQHQWQLCGDLKVVALLLGLQTGYTKYCCFLCEWDSRARDSHYIKKDWSLRQSLEPGRKSVQHPQLVESRKILLPPLHIKLGLMKNFVKAIDKTQAAFKYLRGKFARLSEAKIKEGVFVGPQIRELLRDDAFDHALRGKEKTAWKAFQLVAINFLGNKADNYRLLVENLLKAYKSLGCNMSLKIHFLHSHLDFFPPNCGAVSDEHGE